The stretch of DNA TACCTTTTTGTTCAGGGGAATCAATGCAAGACACTTGATAGAATAGAAAGATtacaaaaaatcaaatgtaaaaCCTGACTTAAGAaacataaaattgaaatttcaaaaagttcATATGATCTAGGGTGAGGCGTGCATTGGAAATAACTTTGCAGTCAACCTGAAATTATAGAACCAATTTAGGAACAATGCAAACCTAGAGCCAATGAGAACTTGAAAATGCATTGATTGAAAAATACAGACCTCAATTTTATCCATTGAGCGATTGATGTCCTGTTCATTGTACAACATATCTTCAACCGAAACTTTACTAACTTTAACATAATCAGTCAAAAGCAGCTTGTAGATTGCCTTTGTTGGATAAGTCATGAAAACTCGACCTCTGAACGTGGTCTGAACAAAGTTCCAATATATTAGTTGTCAGCAGGGAAAAAAATGACAGCACACAACTTATGTTAATTCACGAAGTAAGCAAGATACCTTTTCCAGAAAATATGGTAGGGATGCAGCATGATCCAAGTGAAAGCTGGAAGCAGAAGCATCACTTTAGGTTAAACAAAGAGGCAAGACTATACATTACATCAACGTCGttggaagaaaaatataacTGTTCCTATTGATAAGTCAATGAAGGAAAATTGCAGAAAGAGAAAaccagttaaaatataataaaggaACTCTCGGAGAGAATTTTTGGTCCTGTGATTCCTTGACTCCCTAAAGTAGGGGAAAGAAAGGAGCACAAATATAAAGTACCACAATCTCACTCAACCAAATGGAGTGGtattaaaagttatattctTTGCAAATAAGGCATTAAAATAGGAGAAATAACAAAGATGTGCATCTTGTCCAACAAGCATCCACTGAAAGATAAACGTCCAGACTCAATTTATAAAGTTGGAATCTGGAACATAATATAAAAGAGCAACTACAATAAGCAGAGCAAGAAGGACTTCACAACATTTCATTAAAGCATAAAGtgaaatttaaaaggaaaaaaaaaaaaaaaaaagaacagataAACATACTGAGTGATGAGAAGGACATCAATTGTTGAAGGATCTATCTCATCGAAGTACGGCAAAGCAGCCATGCCCGAATAAGCAGGATGAATTCCACAATCAAACTACCATCCATGAAAAGTGACAAAAAGGATATAAAATAAGACAGCACATGGAAGaaaaaaactctataaataACCTTCTAAAAACTAAGAGTAAAcgttttttaactaaaaatgaAGAGTACTACGTTTTTAATGTTCATACCAGTACGGTTTTTCCTTTGTAGGACATGTACACACAAGACCGACCCACTTCATTACCAGCACCTAAAGGAGTTATAATAAGTTGATCGTCTTCTCTAGTCACAGATGAATCACGTCTCTTGAGAGATTGTTGTGGCCCTGCTGAAGCCATTCTCTTTCCTTAACAGGAATGTACCACAAGCCCTTCAATCAAACTGCATCATCGATCACCGAAAAAAGTTTAAGTCCCAACTAAAATAATTGTGGAACTGATTCCAACAAACACCAAATATCAACTTCCAGCTGAACGCCTAATTGAAAAGGCAATAAATTCTACCTTTGGCTGCTAAAGATTTCTAAGAGTTCATAAAGGTAAattgttttattcaaaaatgaaaaaataagtcAACAATCTGAGCCTAACTAAACACCGTTTCTGTGATGGATCGAATTCTTCATAACTCCGTAGTCTACAACTCAAAAATTAtcgttttatatttattttattttcctcagTTTTAACCCTAGTAATGGCTCTAGATAGAACAGGCAGTAAAATTTTCTCGCTATTTCGTTTCTTTGCTTCTCTATTTCTCAGCTTTTCATTTCTATTCCTTTTCTTTGCCTTCCCCCCTTTTTTTCCTCACGGTTTCTCCGCAGCATAAACAGAGAAAGTGCTATGAAGCTTCTGAATAAGATATCAGcaacacaaaacacattgatTTACGAGTTATCTTAATCCAGAAAAGTTTAGACTACTAAATGTAATAAATTCAGCACACACTCGCACAAAGAGTTAATGCGATGTGATATTGAGAGATTATAGGGGACTAGATTTAGGAGAATGCACAAAGAAAAGCttagagagaaagggagagctTACATTCTTCAAGATTTCTCAAAAATTCACAGAGAGGCAGACACTAGACAGTGCGCTAAACCCTAACGTGAAGTACGATTTTGTCTGTCTTGCGGTTTGACCGAATGCGCTTGAAATTGTAccgggtagagagagagaggaaccgcTTCAACACAAACCGGGTTCCCATGGGTTGAATTGAATAATTTgttaatctctcttttttttttctttttttttttttcattttaagggcagtattatttttgtttgtatttttattttttttaaggttaaacacttaaatttatttattttttttaaaagaatgatACAATACTTACATacattaaaattacaaatatcatttttctttataataattttaatggcATATTAAAATTCTTTTGAATAAACTATTATAACTATACCATTATAACTAAATGCTATACGTTCAAACGCCTAATAATCATcgtttcataatatttttgctaaaataatatttctgaaTTAAAATCATGTTTTATTACATGATTTATATTAGGAGTTATGTTATTTAAAGGTGATTGAAAGTaccatatttataaataataataataataattaataattaaaagctAATGCTATATATTACATTCTCAAAATGTGACATTTTTATAAGTGTTGggtcatattttaatttttaaataaaaatttaaaagttgatgaACCTCATCACAATAGGTAAGAGTGGCAtgtaaaatttctaaaaaaataaataaatctgggataaatttttaaaatataaatgaaaaatgtaagggaaataaagaaaaataagaaaagaacgACCACAGTGGGAGTCGAACCCACGACCTTCTGATCCGAAGTCAGACGCGCTAATCCACTGCGCTATGCGGTCGGGATGGAACGAATGTACAAcaattattacttattttatggaatctTCATTCATTCTCCCCTTTCAACAAAACTATTTTCTCGAGGAATTTGAGGATAGATGGTTGAGACTTGAGCGGAGCgtatgattcattttttttttgtcttgttaAATGAACAATTGGCATAGGGATCatcttaaattaataaaaaggtttaaaatCGTAATAAGAATTAAGAGAGACTTGAATCACCGACAAAATGATTTGAAAGAGAAACAGAGGAGGATATTCATTGAAGGGAACTTGATTAGGAAGAGAGAAGAAACGAAATCCAAGAGCATCGGCAATAGTTGAAAGCAATGCAAGCTGGAAACGAAAGGATGGGATAGAAAAGGGCAGAGGACATGTATGGTAGAAACGCTCGAACATTACTTGCTATTTGCTAGTTGCCACACAGCAAAATCAGTTTGTTAGTCAATAACTTAAAAGGCGCGGCGTTACCAGGTTTATCATTATTACACCATTCACGAAAAATTCATGCATTTTGTAACATACCCTCGACAAATAATCAAGTTAAAAAGCCTTAAACAACTGTTTTTTGTGCCCAATACACCAAAAAATGCATTGGTGAATCTACAAAGGGGCAATCAGACTGGCCATTGGGGGCTCCACAcaccaaaagttaaaaaaaaaaaaaagaaaaaaagaaaaaagaaaaaaaaaaggatgagatAAACAAGTCCCCTCTTAATTAACCTACAGAACAGGGTAGAAGCAGAAACCACATCTTTACTAACCTACAGAACTTGGTATAACCAGAAATCAAAGATACAGCTTCATAGAAGAAAATTGTCAGTTCCAACTTCACAagttaaacaaacaaaaagctTGCAGACTATTATCGGAAAATCTCAAAAGGCCTTATATTTGATGTCCTTGCTAGGGAGAGTGTAGGAGCCGTTTGAAATGTGTTATCAATATCTCCCCTGCAGAAAGCAATAGCCACATGTCATCTAAATTTGCCAGAGCATGCATACATAAGTCATCTAAATTTTCCAGAGCATGCACACGCCACACAAAGACGGTGGTGATTGAGAAATTTGTGAGCACATTCACTTCGacaataaaatgttattagatATTTCCCAAATAAAGAATATAACACAAAAACATGCAACACTATTCCTTTCCATTCCAGCTTTGGGATGAAGATGCTCGACAAGTCACTTTATAAATACTGGGATATCATCCTTAATTTGGAGATAACAGGATTTGTTTCTAAAGACTTCTGAAAGTTCACAATCAAGTTGTCCAACAGGAACTTTTTTCCTGGTTAGCACAGTACAACTTTTTGTGTGAACTGTTTAGGAGGTAAATTCATTTTCATACCAACACAGGATTGGGAAAGGTAAAATGACCAACAATATCCACCAAAGGATGGAGTCGGTGACTTGGGGTAGGCATAAGAGGGAGGTAAACACTTTCCAAGTGTTTGGACTTCAAAATTAAGATTTGGGCTTCTCCCTCaccgcaatttttttttttttttttttgtggttgtggtttcttttttttttggggggagagagagagagagagagagagagagagataaggcTCCCATGAGAGCATAAATTCTGCATTGAGAGAATGGGCAGTACCTTCATCATTTTATGCCCTTCTCGTAGTGTGGAACAATTCATGAGAGTCAATATAAGTTTTGTCTATTAAAACATTACTATCTGTATTGCTACCAAGATGCTTTTTTGTGTATGAATACTTTCAATCCAATCAACAGCTTCTTTAGATCCATTCATTAGGCAGGTGAAAGTAGCACTGTCTCACAGGCAAGCTAAAACAACAGTACCTCTGAAATGATCAAATAAAAGTAAGATATTCAGAAATCATGTTGAGATTACGCTACATATTCACCTCACAGCTGAGCCAAAACCCTCTCCAACAAGGGAGAGGAGAACAACGAGAGCAGGATTTGAGATGCCTTCGACAAGGCTGCCCTCATTGGTATCCACATTTACCATTTCCATCCACAAAGTGAACTATACAGTTCCCATTAAATCAAAAGGTCATGATGAAGGCATGACATGGCAATGTTAAAGTCTCCTCCAGCAAAATATCAGATTTTAAAGATGTTCTACTGGTCAAAGCTccaaattacttttttttttttatgtaagtaaaTGTTCAAATTAGtttctaaaaggaaaaatgtcTCACTTGGTCATTTCCAGTTGGTCCCCTCGGTGCATAGGTCCTTGGCTCTCCTTGCCAGTTTCTCTGCTCCTCTTGTGAGAACCTTTGAGCTTCTCCATGCCCTGGGTAACCCTGGCCATGCCCTGGGTAACCCTGGCCATTGCCAGAACTTGCACCCTGCCCAGAAGGTCCATATGTTTCCTGGCCCTGATATCCACCTGGTCCTCGCCCATAAGATCCATCCTGTGAAGGACCATAGTTCCTATTAGCTCCAGCAAAATTCCCCTGTCCAGGAGGTCCATAATGACTCTGATCGCGTTGGGGGAAGTCCCTTTGTTCTTGGGGAGAATAATTTCCCCGCCCCCCTGGGTTGTAATTACTCTGATAGGAAGGAACTGGATCTCCCCGCCCTGACTGGTAATTGCCCGTTCCTCCTGGGGCATAATTCCTGTTGTTCATGGGTATATGATCGCCTCTTTCTCCTTGTCTAGGTGGAGCATAATTCTGCTGTGGTGGATGGTTTTGTGGAGCACCATAGTTCCTTCCATCTCCTGACATCTGGTAGTCATTTGAGGGTTTCCATTGCTGGTTTGACGTTGGACCCTGTCCATATCTACGATCACGGTTTCGTCCCGGCCTCCCGTACTGAACTGGGGGTGGCCTTGGTATAATTGTTCCATTAATGTATTTATCTCCTGATAAGTAAAATACATTAGTCCCAATTGAAAGCTGATTTCCCAACATGGAAGGACCAGCTCGTTAATTTCTCAAGTTAAAATATACACCATAAGATGGTGTATATTTTAAGAAcgctttgtacttgggccattgctgtggactttaatggcatggaacttcatgatttcttagtttctaatgtGCCTACGTAGATAGGACATACTTACTTTGTAATTGGCAGTTGTTGCCCATTCTtggattaataatacttattttacttataaaaaaaaaaaaaaaaaaaaaaaaaaaatctatatatatatatatatatatatatatacacaccatAAGATAACATGATGAATTAATTCACGAGGACTGATACACCAACTACTAGTTCACAATTTATTTACaacttcatcataaaataatattattttgaaattcaaatccaacaaattaaaacaaaagtaaaaggaacaattttgaaaactaatattttattagatagttGTCAAGTAATTGTAAACTAGCGGttagtttatattttctcttagCTCACAATCTGCAATAAGTCTCTGAATAAAAGAAAGCATccgtgagagaaaaaaaaagccCAACCTCCATACTCCTTGTTTATTGGATCTATGTAAGAATCTGGCAGCACGAAAATAACTCCAGGTAAACCTATTTAAAACAAATTGGAAAGTCAGCATCAGTACCAAATACCAGTTCTATTTGGGATACCAACAGAAACAGTTACCATGAAACTTGTTGGACTCTTCTTCCGTCATCACAGCCTGAAAGCCCGAGTATGTTGTTGTGCTACAGgcatacattttctttttcgcTTCTTCCAAACTGAATCCATAACATAAGAATAGGAATGGGAATTAAGAATAATACAAGTACCACGAAATCAGTATGGTCACCCAAATAATAAGCTCcgttcttttagtatttttattttcctatcaTCTCAGGAACCAAACAGAATCATAAATGACAAGCAGCATAGCcataaaaatcttttttcattGACACCGGGTGTCCAGGATAAAGTCTGGACTAATCCCGGAAGTGGACAGGCTCTCGACAATTACTTTCTCGCAAGTGTACCTCGgataattcaaaggaaaattaTTCTCCCAATCCGAAGCTTAGCcataaaaatttttcaaatgttagattttttctcaaaaaaaaaaaaaaatctttctcctttcttttgcctagtttttgttttctcaatcATCTCAGGAACCAAACAAAGTCATACACCAGTAGCAGCTTAGTcattcaacaaaaacaaaagagcgTAAAATATAATGCCAAAAGTTCTTCCCCTTCATAATATTTAACATGAACCAAGCACAAGGCTAAGAAAAACATTCGGCACCTAACCTTCCGAACACTTCGCTGACAAAACGTAACAAATTCAAGGACCATTGATATCTCACTCGTTACATTCTTTCCGTGTCCCTGAATTTTCTCAGACGCCAAATAGGGGAAGAAAATGAAGTGGATCCTTTACAATTATTTATCTTCATAAAGTGtcatttaaatcttaaaaaaatctcaattacCATATCAATATAagatttctctcttttttgccACACCTCTCGGGACCCAACCAGACAAAGTGGATTAAACAAAGAAAGGAATAAATCAAAGCAGAGAATTTACTCCTTGGGAACCCCGATTTTAAGTTCAAACTTCCAAGCGATTCATTTGACAGAAATCTTCTAAAAACAGAAAGATGTGCGTGTGGGTGTGCTTGAGAGTGTAGGTGTCTggcagagagagtgagagagagagagagagagagttgcctAATGTTGAGGCCCTTAGCACAGGTTTCCTCGTAGGTCTGGACCATTTGCTCGGGTGTGGGCTTGGGGTCCTTCGGGAAATCCATAACGATAAGCCAGTGGTTGTAGTCGCAACCTTCGAACAGTATCGTATCAGGCCCGATTTCCTCGGTGCTGTTGCTATTGTATGTTGAGCGGGCCGAGGAGGGCACGAAGGTCGTCGATTTGAACGGCCGGGATTGAAATAGAAGAGTGAAGGGCCTTGATGACCTGAAAGTGCTGCCCTGGAGAAGTGGGGACTGTGAAGCGGGAGTAGAGATTGCAGGAATTGAAGAAACTTCATAGAGACTGCGGTTGAGGGTGGAGAGAGAGGTTAGGGTTCGACGGAGGCGGAAAGAGTACAACGCCATTGCCGCTGGTGTTGGCGTTACTGGGCTAGCAGCTTGAGAGAGGAATATGCTTCCGAGGGCTTTGGGGAGGTTTCTAGAGAAATGGAAATAGATTGTCGACCGTCGAGGGCTGATGTACGCATTATATCGTTGTACGATTTGGGCCGTGATTGTCCTTTTTGGGTAATGCACAGCTAGCGCTGCCCAAAACCTAAAGGAAAATcttgaatttattaaaaattttactatacaaaattttaaattctacaATATAATTAGTATTCAGTTAATTACCTTAGAGaggaaatatattaattttatttattttatttttgattggtgatatatgaatttaaaaaacctatatacttttaaaaaaaaaaggcttgcaACCATATAGATAGTAAGTACAAGCTCAAGCGCtcataaaattagaaaaaaataaaaataaaggtcGAGATTTTGTATAGATAGCAATCCAAGTTGTTCCCTAGCTGATCAACAAGACCATACCCACATTTGATTCCAACGCTGTCGCTCGGGACCCGATCAGCTGAAATGTCGACAACAGATGGTTTATATTAAGGGTGTATCTGGTCGGTCTGATTTTGGATGAAATTTAGgactaaattagtatatatcgattttttatttttcaaaaccgattacgtctcggttaccctcctaaaccggtacatccaGTTTtaggtccggtccggtccggtttttcgatttttttaaaatataaaaaacatataataaaatgttacttcttatgataaaatattattaataatttaatatatatattatgtttaaagcatatgatcaattaaattttcatctttaagattaaacttttattttataaattataataacattatcttatatataattatattaataacatatgatcaaacaaattacaaatgttcatatttaacattaacattttatgttataatttataaattataatatgaaattattttatatataatatataattatatatcatatataaaaatttaatatataattatatattatatataaaacttatatatataaatattttgtataatatataaaattaatttttatatatatatttttttcaaccggtccggtccggttccggaaaCTACGGAACTGAAACCGGACCcgttccggccggttttcataatataggaaccggttccgaaCCAGACCcattcaaaaccggaccaaccgagCCGGtctgattttttgatttttcgatttaaatttacacccatAATTTATATCAACATGCAATGACATCGTGGCTTGATGATTTGTTGACGTGTGGCCTCACCCAAAATCATATAGCAGTCTTAAATGAAATTACTAGATTGGTGACTATCAAATCCGGAATGTTAATCAAGCTCTCTCCGATTGCTATCCCAGCTTTATCATAGTTGTAATTACTAGTCATAATATAAAGCAGTTAACAAAAGATATATCCCGAGTGGATGTTTTGTGCATAGTTTTAAGCTCTAACAATGCAAGACCAATCATTGGAAAGAAACTCCCCATGATTAATGAAGATAATCTCATGATGATTAGATAATGTGTGTCTACAACAATTCTTTCATGTAAACTTGAACACCCACGTGTTTCTATTTCATCTATTTGGGTTGGACTTCTGATCTATTTTAATTCGCAAAAGACTAGCGATTAGAGATATGCTGCATGAGTTGGATGGGCGCTCAACCATAATATAGTTAGTCAAGAGCATAGCAAGTCAAGTTGTTTATGTAGCTGACTAACAAGACCATGCCCACATTTGAATTCACtgcattataagaaaaatgagcatttataacgAGTTATTTACAATTAGAATGAATATTTGTGATTATAATAGATTCGTTTGGAtagaaaagtaattttaacaaaaaataactgAATGACCAATCGACAGTGGATGTTGTCCATCTGCATGTGACGGCATTTTGGCTCAATGACTTGTTGACGAGTGGTATCATCCAAAATCATATggaaatattaaatgaaattactcGATTGGTGGCTACCAAATCCGGAATATTTATCAAGCCCTCTCCGTTTGCTTTCCCGAATTTATCATAGTTGTAGTTGTTGATCATGATATAAAGAAGTTAATAAAAGATGCATCCGGAGTTGATGATGTGTGCATAGTTTTAAGCTCTAAAAATGCAAGATCGATCTTTGGAGAGAAACTCTCACCGTAATTAATGAAGATAATCTCAAGATGATTAAAGAATGCGTGCCTATTTATAATAATgattggaaaatgatagtatgtcCCATGAATTTGTCTCCTTATTTTGACCGCttgtgtattttaattttaattttttttaatttaatgattaagaaaatgacttttagtgtattggtatttttaaattttttttttaaatatctaaagatgtttaaaaaacatgaaaaagaaaaaaaaaattaaaatgtacaATTTGTATTAATGGTCACTACCAATGGTGAAAACTGGACGGCAGACTAACAAATTTCATGTAAACTTAAATATCTATGTAtttctatttcatatatttaggTTGGAGGACTCTTCTATTTTAATTCGCAAGAGACTAGTGATTAGAGAGACCTACTGCGTGAGCTGGACTTGGATGGGCCTAGACCATAATATAGTCAGCCAGGATAGCAATGGCCCGTTACTGGTTACAAAGTGAAATGCAGGAGTGAACAATGGCTTGTCCCTTGCAAAGCAATATTCCCATTCATATGGGCCATCTGGTGCACCCACCTCGCCAGACTCCTGCACAACGATCTTGTAGTTTGTGGACTCGACAAAAAGGGTAAAACAGGACCCATCATCCAGATATTAAAATGAAGTACATCCAGTGGTATTAATTTTCAGCTTGTTTGGTTTCGATAATCCACGTATGCATGGCACGTACATGCGTATATATTCACGACAGATggatatatataagagaaataatagccgcataatcatttaaaaaataaaaaatttacatgaaaagaaaattaattttttaatagtagagactctactctttttcaaaacaattgtaCTATATTTATACACTCTACAATcgtatgtaatattactctttaaactaaatatatagtgtGGACCTTATTTAGCCAAAGCTCTATCCATTGATGACAAAATACCACATACACGGTGGAGGACATGCCCCATTCCTTCCGTCACAAAATATCCCAACTCCTTCACTCAGACTAGCTATAGGGACCATCCGAATGTTTGACTGACtttaacatattaatatattacgGAAAacgttggatttttttattatttaataattaagtaagtattttttaataatattatattttttttacaaaatatataattaaaaatattaaaaaaatacatatatatataaaaaaaaaaaactaaaatcaatcAGTGAGCCCAGCGGGAGCTGTTAGTGGTGGGAGTTGAGCCacccatatattatatatagttgtctCAGGGTCGGGTCCTTCGCGCCTACCTACCTCCGTCTTCCTCACCGGTTTCGGATTAGTTTGATATATAGAATATGCAggagatgtttggaaataaattttatcttattttatctaattttttttaaatatcatttaaataaaaataattttaaattaatcattacaatttttttttaatttttaaataaaaaataaaaaataatttgattttttcaaatctcaaaacaaaaattatattttaacaatattataactttataatatttttattcagctttctttttatctcattttctaaaatctaataaatatttgactcaaactatctcactactatttacaaatcatcttatattattcataaaattttcatctcatcttatttcttaAATATCCCATTTTCATATGCAGCTAGCATTCTGTTGAATATTGAAGTACAATATATATTGACGTTAAAGTTTCGTTTGTTTAtacatatgagatgaaataagatgagatgaaagttgaataaaatattgttagaatataaacttttaatattatttttattttgagatttgaaaaaattgaattatttattatattttatgtaatagtTTGTGAGAATTATAATATTGATGAGATGCGATTAAATGATTTGTGAAAATGAACGAAGCGTAACAGAGTTAAGGACATCCGAATTTATCTATTTTGGTCCTCAAATTTATCCCTTGGAAATTAGATATACCCATAATTATTCCGGGACGAGGACAACAATAACATTCAAGGCTGACACCTTCCCTTAATCAAGGGGAAGATATAGAGAATAGAGTCAAAGAGAGACAGGGAGATGGCCCATGGGAATGGCCAGCGGTGTTTTTTTAAGTGTGAGTCTAGACGTTGCAAATTTAACTCTTTCTTTATTCATATCTTGAGCTTTCTTTATTCATATTGGAGTTCAAGAGAAATATATAATCTCCAATTACATGTGGTTAATTGCTAATAAGTGCAGTACTTGGGTATGCATCGATCTTAGGCAAAAGGCCTTTGATTATAGCAATCCAAGTTGTCCCCGTAGCTCACTCCGAATACGTCACAGTATCTTTTATAGAACCCAATCCTGTCAGCCACCCTAGAATCGGAACCACGCCCACATTCGATCCCGCCATTGATTATGTTGGTGATGACACCATAACCTGGGACTCGACCAGCTGACCTGTCGGCGGCAGACGGTGCCCATTTCCCAATGATAACATCGTGGCTGGATGGTTTGTTTCCCTGTGCGGTCATCCAAAACCATATGGCTGTCTTGAACGATATGGTCGGGTCTGTGGCTACCAAATCCGGATTATTTATGAGATTAGATCCAATGGCGTTACCGGCTGGCCCATAATTGTAGTTGCTGAAAAATTCAATGAAAAATCCAAATCAAGATCAAATTAAGTCCTTGATTCACGAACCATATGCATGGCTAGAAATAAAGAGTAGACAACCAAATTAATCCTTgattaatatcaatattcttTACTTAGATTCAGAGAGACTAACTGGGTGAGTTGAAT from Juglans microcarpa x Juglans regia isolate MS1-56 chromosome 3S, Jm3101_v1.0, whole genome shotgun sequence encodes:
- the LOC121258345 gene encoding multiple organellar RNA editing factor 1, mitochondrial isoform X2 encodes the protein MALYSFRLRRTLTSLSTLNRSLYEVSSIPAISTPASQSPLLQGSTFRSSRPFTLLFQSRPFKSTTFVPSSARSTYNSNSTEEIGPDTILFEGCDYNHWLIVMDFPKDPKPTPEQMVQTYEETCAKGLNISLEEAKKKMYACSTTTYSGFQAVMTEEESNKFHGLPGVIFVLPDSYIDPINKEYGGDKYINGTIIPRPPPVQYGRPGRNRDRRYGQGPTSNQQWKPSNDYQMSGDGRNYGAPQNHPPQQNYAPPRQGERGDHIPMNNRNYAPGGTGNYQSGRGDPVPSYQSNYNPGGRGNYSPQEQRDFPQRDQSHYGPPGQGNFAGANRNYGPSQDGSYGRGPGGYQGQETYGPSGQGASSGNGQGYPGHGQGYPGHGEAQRFSQEEQRNWQGEPRTYAPRGPTGNDQGRY
- the LOC121258345 gene encoding multiple organellar RNA editing factor 1, mitochondrial isoform X1, with the protein product MALYSFRLRRTLTSLSTLNRSLYEVSSIPAISTPASQSPLLQGSTFRSSRPFTLLFQSRPFKSTTFVPSSARSTYNSNSTEEIGPDTILFEGCDYNHWLIVMDFPKDPKPTPEQMVQTYEETCAKGLNISLEEAKKKMYACSTTTYSGFQAVMTEEESNKFHGLPGVIFVLPDSYIDPINKEYGGDKYINGTIIPRPPPVQYGRPGRNRDRRYGQGPTSNQQWKPSNDYQMSGDGRNYGAPQNHPPQQNYAPPRQGERGDHIPMNNRNYAPGGTGNYQSGRGDPVPSYQSNYNPGGRGNYSPQEQRDFPQRDQSHYGPPGQGNFAGANRNYGPSQDGSYGRGPGGYQGQETYGPSGQGASSGNGQGYPGHGQGYPGHGEAQRFSQEEQRNWQGEPRTYAPRGPTGNDQFTLWMEMVNVDTNEGSLVEGISNPALVVLLSLVGEGFGSAVR